The DNA region ACGCATTAGAATGTATAAATACTATCTGGTATTTTTACCATACAGGGACGACAAAAATAATCCCGTCGGAGATTGAAATATAATCTAGCCATGCCGAAAGTGATTCCCGAATACAAAGAGGATGCGAAAAAGAAGATCATTCAGACCGCGATCGAGGTGATCGCAGAGAGGGGGTATGCGGAGGCGAGCATTCATGCGATCGCAAAAAGGCTGAACGTGAGTAAGGGAGCGATCTACTGGTATTTCCCGACAAGGGAGGCGCTTTTTCAGGAGGTTATGGCCACGATCCAGCGGCAGATGCAGGTCATTACGGATGATTCGCCGAAGCCTGCTTCACTGGATGCACTGTATTCGATTTTGTTTTCCCCGATCTTCGAGCAGTTCGATCTCGGCGATGAGGGGCGGCGTGCCCTTTTTTACGAGATGTTTGCGTTGTCCCTCAGGAATCCGGCGATCAGGGGGGCGACGGTGGAGTATCTGAATGCTCTGGTGGCGGCGACGGAGGGGGCGGTAAAACGGGAGCAGGAAAATGGCAGTATCCAGACGAAAACGGATGCACGGACGCTGGCATATATTATGGTGGCCCTGTATTCGGGTCTGCTGAATTATAAGATGACGGAAATGCCCGAAGAGGAGATCATGAAGATCTGGCAGGAGGGTGTGCGGCTGCTGGTTTCGAAGGGGGAGTAAGAGAATCTCACCTTCGAAAGTGTAGGGTCAGGTGCGAAAACATAAGAAAAACAAACCGCGAATCTCCGCGAATTCCCACGAATCGCATTTTTCTTGCGCCTGCGTGCTCTGCTCCGGCTTATCGCCTCCGCAGGAATCGCACGCCGGCTGGAAAAATGCTATAGGAAAAACCGGCGTGCCGGTTTTTCTCTTCGTTAACTTCTCTTTTTTTGTAAGTGAAAAATAATGTAACAACAGAAAAACCCGCACGCGGGTTTTTCCTATAGCATTTTTCAAGAGAGGATGCGATTCTGCGCAGGCGATCAGACGGAGCAGAGCATCCGAACGCAAGGAAAATGCGATTCGCGAAGATTGGCGGAGATTCGCGGTTGGTTTTCTTATAGTCCTATCAGAAAAAATCCGAAAGATCCATCTGGACCTTCTCCTCTTCTCCGAACGTTGAATTGATATTCATCTCCGTCACCTGGATCCGCTGATTCGTATAATCCGAAAGCGTATAATGCTCCGCCATATACTTCGAAATCTCCAGATACTTCGTCACGTTCCCCTTATGCATCGTCGCCTTCACCGGCCCCCCGCACTTATTACACTTCCCCGAAACCGGAATACGACGGTAGCTCGTCTTACACTTCGGACACCGGAACGCCTGCTTGGAAAACGACCGCAGATTACCGATCATATCCGGCATCAAATGACTGTTGATGATCCTTTCAGCCAGATCGTTCGTATCCACCGCACGGATTCGGTCAGCGAGCCCCAGCTCCGCCTTGATCTTATCCGCCGTTCCTTTCAGGATCGGATTCGTGTACATCGTATCGATCGGCCCCTCCGAGATATCCGTCGTATCGTGCGTAAAGGAAAAGCCCTCGAACTGGCCGGGCGTCTCAACCCTCTTCTCCACGTAATCCACGAACTTTCCAACCTCCTTTGGAGCACGGTACGTCAGACACGCCGTATACACCTCCAGCGGATAGCGGGGCATCACATCCACGTTCAGCGTCTCCTTATCCACCTCCTTTGGATTCAGCGTCGTCGTCAAAACGAGCGGGGCATCCATCGTCCCGCCGCGGGTGCTCGGCAGAAACGACCGCGAAAAGTTCAGCAGACCGTCCATCAGAAGCATCACGCAGTCCTCATCCCCGTCGCAGTTTCGCCGCTTTGCCGCATGGTAATACGGATGGGCGTATCCCGCCTTCGCTTTCGTGAACCCCACGATCCGGGCAAGCACCCCTGCACTCGTGTGCGGCGCAAGACCCATCACCAGGTGGCCCACCAGATCCTCCGGCGTTTTTACGTGATAAAACGCCTCCATCCCGTACACTTTTTCCAAAAGCTCGTCCACATACGCGGCGACCCGGACCAGATACTCGCCGCAGTCCACGGACACCATGATATCCTGCGGGTGGAGTTCCACGAGTTGCGAAGCATCCGTCAGATCGGCGCCGTGCATATCCTGCGTGTAGCCGATCGACCGGAGTTTTTCCACCGAAACCCCGACCTCGGCCGGCCTGAAATGCGTTAGAGGCAGATCGATCATATCATACCGGATCGTCCCGTCGCGGAACACGAAGATGTTGTTCTTCGCCCGAAGCAGACCCTTCTCCAAAGGCTCCACCACCCGTTCACGCGAAATAAGACCGCGAACCCCTTTCAGTTCCGGCGACGACGAAGCAGACATCCCGACGTTTTTCAGTGCCGCCGCGTACTCCTGACCTAGACTCACGATGCTCTCCTTCGAGCAGACCAGATTCGCCCCGCACTTCGGGCACGACTCCTGACCCTCCTCTCCAAGCTGATTACAGTGGGGACACCGATAGACCGCGTCCGTATGGGTGCCGCAGTCGGCGCACCGGCTCTTAAACGTCACCGTCCCGCATTTTGGACACCGGCGCTCTCCGGTCTGGACCTGGATAAGACCCTCGACCTGGCCGGTCGTCACCGACGTCCCGCGGAAATTCTCCTCCGAATCCGAACTGCAGATCTTCGCCGCATTGTCGATCGAACGCTTCATCCCGCCCGACTCGCCGATCGGGAAAAGCACGTGGACCGGCGGCTTCATCTTGCGGGGAGCGGATTTTCCGGGCCGGCCCATCCTTCCGCCGACCCGGGTCCCGGCCTTCGACCGCATCTTCAGACCGGAGAGAGATATCGCCATGGAAAGACCGTTTGAAAACGGCGGCAGGGTCTTCCAGGTCGGACTTTTTGCAAGCGTATCGGTCAGACCAAGCCCCATGATCAATGCAAGAGGCGTTCTGACAACGTAAAAGCCCTCTTCCACGGTGTGCGGCACGAGCAGCTCTTCGAGGACGGACTTCACCGCAGGATCTTCCGGGATGTACAAAACCCCTTCGCGAAGAGAGCCGGTCCCGGCGACTTTGTCCGAGAGGAAAATCAGCTGCCCCTCGCTGCAGTCGTCCCAGAACCAGGTGTAATCCGGATGAAGATAAGCTCCTTCGAGAACAAAAGAAAGAGCCTCGGCTTCGTTCTTCGGATGCCGGGGTCCTCCTTCCTGGATCCACCACTCCTCGCAGTAGCTCGGCGGCATCAGGACATGGTTGTTTTCCATGAATTCGCCGAACGAGATCAGGATCTCCCCGATGTCGAGGATATACTCCACCTGATCGTAGTATTTATTCGCATCATCGAGCGTGTCGATCCGGCGGAGTTCGCCGCTTTTCAGACGAACGGTCGGCCCTTCGATGTCCGTGCACGGCACAACACCGCAGGCTTTGCCCGGCCGCTCGACCTTCATCTGCGTGCCGACCGCGAGATAATCGTCAAGGATATGTAAGGTAGCCGGATTGAACCCGCAGGTCGCAAGTCCCGTATTTCTGCATCTGCCGAGGCGGAACCTGAAACCTCCTTTTCGCATCGGATACGAAAACGACGGCCGGCCGGCGAGCATATCCCGCATGTACTTGTCCTTTGGGTGGACACCTGGCTCTTCTTCAACCTCCTGAGCGGGCGTGTTGCCGCTGATGAGTTCTTCGAGCCACTCCCAGCCGTCGAGATTCATCTTCGCGACGTTTTTCTGGATCTTGGGGGCTTTCAGACCGATACCTTCGGCGATGACAAGCCCCATACCGCCCCTCACGACGTTCGTCTCGACCCGTTCCAGATTCCGGTACCCGGAGATCTCTTCCTGCTCGGTCGGTTCTCCGTCGATACAGATCGGGCAGTTTCTGATGATCAGACGTATATCGTCGTCTTTTGGGAGATACTGCATACTCTGGATGTTGTTGTATTGCTTGATCTCCTCGACGTAGCGTTCGATCTCTTCTTCACGGGGTTTGTACCGGTCGATGTTGAGAAGCCGGCGCACGTAATCGCCGACGAGGACCGAAAGTGCCTGGGCCGTTCCTCCGGCGGAACGGATGGGTCCTGCGTAGTAGATCGAGAGATACTCGGTTCCGTCGTCGTTTCTTCGAACGGCGACTTTTCCGATACCTTCGGTCGGTGCCGCGACCACACCTTCTGTGAGAAGAGCCATGGAGGTACGAATCGCATGATCGAGGATATCCTCCCGGGTCGATTCGCCGAACTCTTTGCCGACGAACGCGTCGCCGATCTTGAGTGCGGCCTCCTCTCTCGACATCCGGTCCTCCAGTTCCCGGATCTTGGCGGCCACGCCTTTGTATCCAAGCAGAGCCTCCACTCTTCCTGCAAGATCGCTCGCGATCGGTATCTCCACGTATGGCCGCGGATCGACGCCGAGGCTTTTCGCCTTATTGGCGATTTCCATCGCCCGGTCGAGTCCGGCAATAAGACCGTCGAGATACGCCCGGTAGGCAGGGGAGGTTACAAGTTCCGCCATGGATCAGTAATCGTATATCTGGAATTTGGCGAGCGTCAGGATAGCACAGCTTTTCACGGTAACATCCTGACTTTTGGCAGCTTCCCTCAATGAGGGGAGGGAGGGGTCTCCGATCTTTTCAAGGGCTGCGGCCGCCATACCCCGGGTCGTCGGGTTTTTCGACGAGAAAAGATCCACAAGCGTTGAAACGGCCTCGGGTCCGAACACGGCGAACACTGCTCCGTAATACTTCTGGACAGACATATCCGTCTCCCTTTCCGAAGCGGCGACAAGGAAGGGGATAACGGACGGCCCGATTCTGATCAGGGTACGGCCGAGATACCAGCGAAGATTCATAGACCCGGTCTTCAGAGCATCAATGATCTCCGGTATGATCCTGTCAGGATCCTCTTTTCCCAGAGCCGCGAGATCCATTACTGCCTCGTGACGCTGATCGAGGTCTTCAGCAGAGAGCCGGGCAATTACGTCTGCAGTATCCATTTACTTGATCACCTTCACGGCGTTTTCGGGGGAGACCTCGCTTTTTCCAAGAACTTCCTGCGGGGTGAAACCGCTTCCCTTGCCCGCCTTTGACGGTTTCGGCGGTTCCTGGCCGTACCAAAGCGTCAGCTGCGGGAATGGAATGTCGATGTCGGCTTTTCGCAGGGCCTGGAAGATCTTCCACAAAAGGTCCGTCCTCACATCCCACCAGAAGGCGGACGGGGCCCAGATCCTGACCTTCAGGTTGATACTGTTGTTGCCGAGTTCGTCCACATATACCGAAGGGCCCGGATTTTTCAGGGCATACGGATGCTTCTCGATGATACCTTTGATGACTTTGATCGCTTTATCCGCATCATCCGAGTATCTGATCCCGATATCATAATCGAACCGCCGGGCGATATGTGCCACATAATTCGTGATATCGGAGGTGAACATCGACTCATTCGGGATACGGACGAAGATACCACTGTAGGTACGGATCGTCGTGGACAAAATGCCTATGTCCTCGACATAGCCTTCGGTTCCGTTCACACTGATATTGTCGCCGACTCCTACCGGCCTCTCGAACATCAGCAGAACGCCGGCAACGAAGTTGGAAAGCGTGCTTTGCGACGCAAAACTGATCGCGAACGCCAGAATTCCTCCAGCGACGATCAGCCCGGAGAAGTCTATGTGCAGAAAAGGACTTGCCGCAACGATACCGACGAAGTAGGTTAACCATCGAACGATCTTTGCGAGAAACGTACTGTTGCTTACCTCGACTTTGCCGGCAAGGACACGCATAACAATGACGGAAAGGACTTTTGCCACGACATACGTCCCAACCAGAATGAGGATGGCCGCTAACAGATTGCCGTAGGTGATCTCCCCAAAAAGCGGAGTATCCAGAAATGCATTGCCGACGAGGATCTCGGTGGTGTTGTCAGCCATGTCAGATCAGCCCCATATCCATTGTATAAGCGGTGTCGTTGAGCATGCCGGTCACATTATAGAACGGCGTGAGTTTGCGGGTTTTAAAGAGCCGGTTCGACCGGGTCATGCCCTGACGGAGCGGAGTATCGACCCCGGTGACGACCGCCACGTCCGGGCTGATGATCTTCATCTCAGCCGATGCGGCAACGAGATTTTCGTCAAAGTAAAGGAAGAGACCTTTCTGGAATATAACGGCCCTGCCGACTGTCGCCCATTCATCGGATCTGTTTTCGATCTCGAGCTTCAGCAGACCCGCCTCGTAGTTTTTCATCGCCGGCGGATAATAATACACCTTGCTTTCGTTGAATCTGGTAACGACGCCGCGGTTCGATCCCCCGTAGAGGGAGTATTTGGGATATACATAGGAGACGATGTCGATGACATCAGTTGAGCCGCTTGGCGACTCGAGAAAAACGCCGATCTCGATAGGCATGGTTACAAAGATGACGCAGATTCCGTCGGGTTCGATCTTGATCGGATCGAATCTGATCTCCATGAAATCGGTGAGGTTGTCGGGGAGATTGAGCGGTTCGACGGGATGGATGAGCATATGACCGCCGTTTACGGAGATGTTGATATCGGTTTTCCAGTCCCCAAGCGCCCGTCTGTAATGATACATGCCTCTGTCCAGATCAACGGCAAGATTGAGACCTTCGAAGTTGACCGCATAGTCGATCGGGAATCTGCCGTATGCAAACTGCTTGAGATCGCTCCCGTTATCGTGCTCGTAGGTAACGGTCTCTTTTTCTTTCTTCCGACCACCGGAATGGAGTATTTTCAATGCCATGTTCATGCTCCTCGGACGTATATTTACTGTAGGTCGTATCGGGGTAAGTTAGTTTTCATTGGCCGGCGGGACGTGTATTTTCCGGCCCTGCAGTACCGAATACGAAAAAAGGTACGAAAAAAAGGAGAGGTATCAGTCGGCGATATCTTCCGGTGTTTTTGCAAGTTCGCTTGCGTTTTTCACCGATTCGACGGCTTTGGCGATCTCTTCCTTGTTCGGGAGGTCTCCTAAGATGCTTTCATCCAGAGTTATATCGGGGATCTCGTCGACCTCAGCAAGATCTTCCCCGCCGAGGAACTTTGCACCCTGCTTGACCAGATTGGTAAGCTCGAACGGGAAGATGATCTTGGTCGCCTGACCGTCGGCCATCTTCTGCATGGTGTTTAAGGAGAGGACCGTGATCGAACGTTTATCCAGACTGCGGGAACCAAGCGAAACGATCCGAAGACCCTGGGCTTCTCCCTGGGCTTCGAGGATCCGGCTCTGCCTGGTACCTTCCGCACGAAGGATCTTACTCTGACGTTCACCTTCGGACTCGAGGATCATACTCTGTCTGAGACCCTCGGCTTTGAGGATCGCAGCACGCTTTTCTCCGTCCGCACGCAGGATTGCTGCACGCCGTTCTCTTTCGGCTGCGGTCTGTTCGGTCATTGCCTGTTTGACGGCGCCGATCGGGTTGACCTCTTTGATCTCGACGCGTTCGATCTTGACACCCCACTGGTCGGTTTCCTTATCGAGGATATCTCTGAGCCTGCGGTTAATCATATCACGGTTGTAGAGAACTTCATCAAGCTCCATATCGCCGATGATTCCACGAAGACTCGTCTGGGCAAGGGCCACAGTTGCCTGACGGTAATTCGATACTTCGAAGAAGGCACGTTCCGGATCCATGACGCGGACATAAATGATCGCATCCACATCGGTCGGAGAGTTATCTTTGGTGATGACTTCCTGGGACGGAACGTCGATGACCTGGGTCCTGAGATCGAGTTTGTAGACAGTCGTGATGAACGGGACGACCCATTTGAAACCGGGATTGACCTGACCCGTGTAGGTTCCAAGACGGACAGCTAGTCCTTTCTGATACGGCTGAACGATGACAACACCTTTTGCAAACAGGAAAAGGATGATGACAACTAAAATTATTGCAAGTAATGTAAATGCATCCATAAATTAGACCTTTTTTACTGTGAGGTGAACCCCGCTTGCTGCGGTCACCTCGACTTTTGTTCCGGGAGGGATGGTCCCGTCAGTACATTTTGCACTCCACACGACGCCGTCGACCTCTACTTTGCCCGAGATGGAATCGGGAACGATTTCCACCGTAACAAAACCGGATTTTCCAACGATCGAGTCCTGTCCCGAGGTAGTGGGTTTCTGATCGGGGGAGAGTTTTTTGTACAAAAAGACCGTGATCACCGCAGCACAGATCGCTGCAAGCACGGTCAGCGTGATGCCCAGGGGGGAGGCAAGGAACTCTAACCCGAAAAAGAAGTCCATGACGCCGAGAAAGATCATGGCGGTTCCTGGAACTGCCATGAAAAATCCGGGCGAGCTGGCTTCGATAAGAAGAAGTGCTGCTCCAATCGCAATTAAAACCCAAGGTAAAACTGTAGGGCTGAGGAGTAATTCAAACATATCTGATATACTACTTATAGGCGAGGGGCGTTAAATAGTTGCTCTCGGGAAAAGAAATCCGGTTAACCGGGTTTTCTGCAAAAAAGCCGGTTTCCTCAAAAAATCAGAGGGCCTGGATGAACCGCTCCCCCTACCTTTTCTGGAGATAGATATTGATTCTGTCGCCGACATTCTGCTGAAGGTTTCTGTACCAGAATGCATAATCGTATCTATGATAGACGCCTTTGGGGAAATATGGTAGGGGCTCCAGATCCTCATCTGCCGGGATCGTGGCCATAAGCGCTCCGGTTTTCGGATCGATCTGGGCATCGGCGTAATGGATGACCTCACGCAGGAACTCCCCAGTTTCAACATTGTAGAACCGTGCGCCGAGATTCTCCGTGGCGGGAGCATACGTGGAATCGGTCTTCCAGTTCAAAGGATTGATGCATTTTGCCCCTTCCATAAGAACGAAGCTGCCGACCGCTGACGGAGACTGGGTGTTGTAGGTGATCACAACACCCGTGTCGTAGGCACCACCAGCCGCGGTGAGACCTGCTTTTTGAAGATCGTCATCCGTTACCGTGTAACCGATAAGATACGCAGCGATCAGACGGCTTCGCAGTTCTTCATCGCCCCCGAACCGGTTTTTGATAAGTTCGATAAGGGTCATTGTTCCCTGACTGTGTCCGGCAAGAATGAACGGCCGGCCGCCGCTGAAGTGTTCGAGGTAATACTCGAATGCGTCCTGAATGTCACGGGCTCCCTGTTTGAACGCTTTCGTGTCGGAGATGAGTTTATCGTCATCCTCCATCTTGACCCGTGATGTCATCTGACGGTAATACGGCGCGAATACATTCCCGTACGGCTCATAGACGCTTGCCTCGGTTGCAGAAAATCCCCGGGCAAGGGCCCGGTCCCCTTCATCAGCGATGGGCATCGAACCTGATTCATGGCTGCTCACCGTTGGATATACGTAAAAAACGTCAACCTCTTTCGAGATCCCAGGGAGATACAGCCAGTTGTAAGGATCGGAATAATCGACGCCTGCTTTTTCAGACATAATGAAGACCTTACAGTTAATACAGTCTCCTCTGGTAAATAATCTATTTGCAAAACCGCAAAATTCATCAGCGGGCCCTTCGGCCGGGAAAAATAGGGCGGGTAAAGAAGGGCCGCTTTTAGGTTTTCAGAAGATACGCGTTGATCCTGTCGCCGACATTCTGCTGAAGGTTTCTGTACCAGAATGCATAGTCAAACATATGATAGACGCCATCCGGGA from Methanocorpusculum labreanum Z includes:
- a CDS encoding TetR/AcrR family transcriptional regulator, with protein sequence MPKVIPEYKEDAKKKIIQTAIEVIAERGYAEASIHAIAKRLNVSKGAIYWYFPTREALFQEVMATIQRQMQVITDDSPKPASLDALYSILFSPIFEQFDLGDEGRRALFYEMFALSLRNPAIRGATVEYLNALVAATEGAVKREQENGSIQTKTDARTLAYIMVALYSGLLNYKMTEMPEEEIMKIWQEGVRLLVSKGE
- a CDS encoding DNA polymerase II large subunit, with the protein product MAELVTSPAYRAYLDGLIAGLDRAMEIANKAKSLGVDPRPYVEIPIASDLAGRVEALLGYKGVAAKIRELEDRMSREEAALKIGDAFVGKEFGESTREDILDHAIRTSMALLTEGVVAAPTEGIGKVAVRRNDDGTEYLSIYYAGPIRSAGGTAQALSVLVGDYVRRLLNIDRYKPREEEIERYVEEIKQYNNIQSMQYLPKDDDIRLIIRNCPICIDGEPTEQEEISGYRNLERVETNVVRGGMGLVIAEGIGLKAPKIQKNVAKMNLDGWEWLEELISGNTPAQEVEEEPGVHPKDKYMRDMLAGRPSFSYPMRKGGFRFRLGRCRNTGLATCGFNPATLHILDDYLAVGTQMKVERPGKACGVVPCTDIEGPTVRLKSGELRRIDTLDDANKYYDQVEYILDIGEILISFGEFMENNHVLMPPSYCEEWWIQEGGPRHPKNEAEALSFVLEGAYLHPDYTWFWDDCSEGQLIFLSDKVAGTGSLREGVLYIPEDPAVKSVLEELLVPHTVEEGFYVVRTPLALIMGLGLTDTLAKSPTWKTLPPFSNGLSMAISLSGLKMRSKAGTRVGGRMGRPGKSAPRKMKPPVHVLFPIGESGGMKRSIDNAAKICSSDSEENFRGTSVTTGQVEGLIQVQTGERRCPKCGTVTFKSRCADCGTHTDAVYRCPHCNQLGEEGQESCPKCGANLVCSKESIVSLGQEYAAALKNVGMSASSSPELKGVRGLISRERVVEPLEKGLLRAKNNIFVFRDGTIRYDMIDLPLTHFRPAEVGVSVEKLRSIGYTQDMHGADLTDASQLVELHPQDIMVSVDCGEYLVRVAAYVDELLEKVYGMEAFYHVKTPEDLVGHLVMGLAPHTSAGVLARIVGFTKAKAGYAHPYYHAAKRRNCDGDEDCVMLLMDGLLNFSRSFLPSTRGGTMDAPLVLTTTLNPKEVDKETLNVDVMPRYPLEVYTACLTYRAPKEVGKFVDYVEKRVETPGQFEGFSFTHDTTDISEGPIDTMYTNPILKGTADKIKAELGLADRIRAVDTNDLAERIINSHLMPDMIGNLRSFSKQAFRCPKCKTSYRRIPVSGKCNKCGGPVKATMHKGNVTKYLEISKYMAEHYTLSDYTNQRIQVTEMNINSTFGEEEKVQMDLSDFF
- a CDS encoding HEAT repeat domain-containing protein — translated: MDTADVIARLSAEDLDQRHEAVMDLAALGKEDPDRIIPEIIDALKTGSMNLRWYLGRTLIRIGPSVIPFLVAASERETDMSVQKYYGAVFAVFGPEAVSTLVDLFSSKNPTTRGMAAAALEKIGDPSLPSLREAAKSQDVTVKSCAILTLAKFQIYDY
- a CDS encoding mechanosensitive ion channel family protein, with translation MADNTTEILVGNAFLDTPLFGEITYGNLLAAILILVGTYVVAKVLSVIVMRVLAGKVEVSNSTFLAKIVRWLTYFVGIVAASPFLHIDFSGLIVAGGILAFAISFASQSTLSNFVAGVLLMFERPVGVGDNISVNGTEGYVEDIGILSTTIRTYSGIFVRIPNESMFTSDITNYVAHIARRFDYDIGIRYSDDADKAIKVIKGIIEKHPYALKNPGPSVYVDELGNNSINLKVRIWAPSAFWWDVRTDLLWKIFQALRKADIDIPFPQLTLWYGQEPPKPSKAGKGSGFTPQEVLGKSEVSPENAVKVIK
- a CDS encoding DUF432 domain-containing protein; its protein translation is MALKILHSGGRKKEKETVTYEHDNGSDLKQFAYGRFPIDYAVNFEGLNLAVDLDRGMYHYRRALGDWKTDINISVNGGHMLIHPVEPLNLPDNLTDFMEIRFDPIKIEPDGICVIFVTMPIEIGVFLESPSGSTDVIDIVSYVYPKYSLYGGSNRGVVTRFNESKVYYYPPAMKNYEAGLLKLEIENRSDEWATVGRAVIFQKGLFLYFDENLVAASAEMKIISPDVAVVTGVDTPLRQGMTRSNRLFKTRKLTPFYNVTGMLNDTAYTMDMGLI
- a CDS encoding SPFH domain-containing protein; the encoded protein is MDAFTLLAIILVVIILFLFAKGVVIVQPYQKGLAVRLGTYTGQVNPGFKWVVPFITTVYKLDLRTQVIDVPSQEVITKDNSPTDVDAIIYVRVMDPERAFFEVSNYRQATVALAQTSLRGIIGDMELDEVLYNRDMINRRLRDILDKETDQWGVKIERVEIKEVNPIGAVKQAMTEQTAAERERRAAILRADGEKRAAILKAEGLRQSMILESEGERQSKILRAEGTRQSRILEAQGEAQGLRIVSLGSRSLDKRSITVLSLNTMQKMADGQATKIIFPFELTNLVKQGAKFLGGEDLAEVDEIPDITLDESILGDLPNKEEIAKAVESVKNASELAKTPEDIAD
- a CDS encoding NfeD family protein; translation: MFELLLSPTVLPWVLIAIGAALLLIEASSPGFFMAVPGTAMIFLGVMDFFFGLEFLASPLGITLTVLAAICAAVITVFLYKKLSPDQKPTTSGQDSIVGKSGFVTVEIVPDSISGKVEVDGVVWSAKCTDGTIPPGTKVEVTAASGVHLTVKKV
- a CDS encoding DUF3089 domain-containing protein, whose product is MSEKAGVDYSDPYNWLYLPGISKEVDVFYVYPTVSSHESGSMPIADEGDRALARGFSATEASVYEPYGNVFAPYYRQMTSRVKMEDDDKLISDTKAFKQGARDIQDAFEYYLEHFSGGRPFILAGHSQGTMTLIELIKNRFGGDEELRSRLIAAYLIGYTVTDDDLQKAGLTAAGGAYDTGVVITYNTQSPSAVGSFVLMEGAKCINPLNWKTDSTYAPATENLGARFYNVETGEFLREVIHYADAQIDPKTGALMATIPADEDLEPLPYFPKGVYHRYDYAFWYRNLQQNVGDRINIYLQKR